A part of Thermovirga sp. genomic DNA contains:
- a CDS encoding ABC transporter ATP-binding protein: KRAIQLLNMVDVPSPEQRVDYYPHHFSGGMRQRVIIAIALATAPSLIIADEPTTALDVTVQAQLIKRLYQLVKDQGSAMILISHDLALVSGVADRIAVMYSGRIVEKGTMEDIIGSPLHPYTIGLLDSIPKMYGPRGRLNQIEGLVPNPFNLPKGCAFAPRCKKRRPICEEVFPEARSMGEGREVSCHFPEGSKR, from the coding sequence AAAGAGAGCCATCCAGCTTTTAAACATGGTCGACGTGCCTTCCCCCGAGCAAAGAGTAGATTATTACCCCCACCACTTCAGCGGCGGGATGCGACAACGGGTGATCATTGCCATTGCTCTCGCGACGGCTCCTTCTTTGATAATAGCCGATGAACCCACTACGGCCCTGGATGTCACTGTCCAGGCACAACTTATCAAGCGTCTTTACCAACTGGTCAAAGATCAGGGGAGCGCGATGATACTCATATCCCATGATCTTGCCCTCGTTTCAGGGGTGGCGGACAGGATTGCTGTGATGTACAGCGGGAGAATTGTTGAGAAGGGTACAATGGAGGATATCATAGGTAGTCCGCTTCATCCCTATACTATAGGCCTTCTGGATTCAATCCCTAAAATGTATGGCCCCAGGGGGCGCCTGAATCAGATAGAAGGCCTCGTCCCCAATCCCTTTAACCTTCCAAAAGGTTGTGCCTTTGCTCCCCGCTGTAAAAAACGCAGACCGATATGTGAAGAGGTTTTCCCCGAAGCTAGGAGTATGGGGGAGGGGAGAGAAGTGAGCTGTCATTTCCCGGAGGGATCAAAAAGATGA